One genomic region from Ammospiza nelsoni isolate bAmmNel1 chromosome 13, bAmmNel1.pri, whole genome shotgun sequence encodes:
- the MLKL gene encoding mixed lineage kinase domain-like protein has translation MDIVERVFSVAQAIHAQFEQVKCCKHQCQRLVERIQILLEPVRILRAQPRQHISHHEEELMKKLLQALEEAQKLVMKYSQTSWIQKFLRARSTGEEFVWVNESLEDIAQGLSLLLQAEQKQAFLEAFQSKTCRRQDAEDLRDDRAFLDQVIASTEEPKDALEEIYIDRECMESKMDWMKSELNKVIREMERLKKVNVGKREDITEIKRDQLTFHRHLQDTESYDLYEGEYLKYPVAIKTFKRPLTTDPVKVRDIFEKEIQTLKKFESPNILRMYGICIEENDGSPCFSIVMEYCKHGTLRDVLNKQQNLSWDIRIRMALGAARGLYRLHQTGEKSRLHGCICSSKFLVAGDYCVKLSGFELCETESSIKRKAKKDWKQVSMLAYIAPENLKDINYPYKSPCEIYSFGIVLAEIATSKIPFEGCTPGEIVEKICNHQYWDPLGEDCPEDLRKIIEQCQAFDPSQRPSAEEIVDSLADLEKSRNQGS, from the exons ATGGACATCGTGGAGAGGGTGTTCTCTGTGGCCCAGGCCATCCATGCCCAGTTCGAGCAGGTGAAGTGCTGCAAGCACCAGTGCCAGCGCCTCGTGGAGCGCATCCAGATCCTGCTGGAGCCCGTGAGGATCCTCAGGGCTCAGCCACGACAGCACATCTCCCACCACGAAGAGGAACTGATGAAaaagctgctccaggcactggaggaAGCCCAGAAACTGGTGATGAAATACAGCCAGACCAGCTGGATCCAGAAGTTCCTGCGAGCCCGAAGCACTGGCGAGGAGTTTGTCTGGGTGAATGAAAGCCTGGAGGATATTGCCCAGGggctctccctcctgctgcaggcagagcagaaacaGGCTTTCCTGGAAGCCTTCCAGTCAAAGACGTGTCGCAGGCAGGATGCTGAGGACCTGAGGGATGACAGAGCTTTCTTGGACCAGGTGATTGCAA GTACTGAGGAGCCCAAAGATGCTCTTGAGGAGATCTACATCGACAGGGAGTGCATGGAGAGCAAAATGGACTGGATGAAAAGCGAGCTGAACAAAGTCATTCGTGAGATGGAGC GCTTGAAGAAGGTCAATGTGGGTAAAAGAGAAGACATCACTGAGATCAAGCGGGACCAGCTCACCTTCCACAGGcacctgcaggacacagagagCTACGACCTCTACGAGGGCGAGTACCTCAAGTACCCTGTTGCCATCAAAACCTTCAAGAGGCCACTGACCACTGACCCAGT CAAGGTGAGAGACATCTTTGAGAAGGAGATTCAGACCCTGAAGAAGTTTGAGTCTCCAAACATCCTTCGCATGTACGGGATCTGCATTGAGGAGAACG ATGGGAGCCCCTGCTTCTCCATCGTCATGGAGTACTGTAAGCACGGGACGCTGCGGGACGTGCTCAACAAGCAGCAGAACCTTTCCTGGGACATCCGCATTCGGatggccctgggggctgccaGAGGCCTTTACAG GTTGCACCAGACAGGGGAGAAGTCCCGACTCCACGGCTGCATCTGCAGCAGCAAGTTCCTGGTGGCTGGGGATTACTGTGTGAAG CTGTCAGGATTTGAGCTGTGTGAAACAGAATCATCCATCAAGAGGAAAGCCAAGAAGGACTGGAAACAAGTCTCTATGCTGGCCTACATCGCTCCAGAGAACCTGAAAGACATCAACTACCCTTACAAGAGTCCCTGTGAAATATACAG CTTTGGGATCGTTCTGGCAGAGATTGCAacctccaaaatcccatttGAAG GCTGCACTCCGGGGGAGATTGTGGAGAAAATCTGCAATCACCAGTACTGGGACCCCCTTGGGGAAGATTGTCCTGAAGATCTGAGGAAAATCATTGAGCAGTGCCAGGCCTTTGACCCTTCCCAGCGCCCTTCTGCCGAGG AGATTGTGGACTCGCTGGCCGacctggagaaaagcagaaaccaaGGAAGTTAA